One stretch of Methylococcus capsulatus DNA includes these proteins:
- a CDS encoding nitrite/sulfite reductase, producing the protein MYQYDEYDQRLVDERVAQFRSQTRRFLQGELSEEQFRPLRLMNGLYIQRHSPMLRVAIPYGLLSSRQLRKLAEIARRYDKSVAHFTTRQNIQFNWPRLEDVPDILAELATVQMHAIQTSGNCIRNVTSDPLAGICPDEIEDPRPYCEIIRQWSTLHPEFSYLPRKFKIAVSGAMKDRAATQLHDIGLQMVKSKTGETGFEVLVGGGLGRTPIIGQTIRPFLPKADLLSYLEAILRVYNRFGRRDNKFKARIKILLKETGIADFTRQVEAEWAQIRPQLVLDTGEIERVKKHFTTPEYRPASGAGPDGLAAADPRFATWLRNNTTAHKIAGYRAVFLSLKARGVPPGDVTDTQLDAVAELAEHYSFGEIRATHTQNLVFADVHQDDLYELWQRLDSIGLATPNIGKATDMICCPGLDYCSLANASSISVAEDIYSRIDDIDYLHDLGDLRINISGCMNGCAHQSVGHIGILGVDKKGEEWYQLTLGGSSSNDASLGERLGPAIDKAHVAQAVETILKTYIELRQDEESFLDTVRRLGINPFQERVYAHH; encoded by the coding sequence GGGCGAGCTGAGCGAAGAGCAGTTCCGCCCGCTGCGTCTGATGAATGGCCTGTACATCCAACGCCACTCCCCGATGCTGCGCGTCGCCATCCCCTATGGCCTGCTCTCGTCCAGGCAACTGCGCAAACTGGCCGAAATCGCCCGCCGCTACGACAAATCCGTTGCCCATTTCACCACCCGCCAAAACATCCAATTCAACTGGCCGCGCCTGGAAGACGTACCGGACATCCTGGCCGAGCTGGCGACGGTCCAGATGCATGCCATCCAGACCAGCGGCAACTGCATCCGCAATGTCACCAGCGACCCGCTGGCCGGCATTTGCCCCGACGAGATCGAAGACCCGCGCCCCTACTGCGAAATCATCCGGCAGTGGTCGACCCTACACCCGGAATTCAGCTACCTGCCGCGCAAATTCAAGATCGCCGTTAGCGGGGCGATGAAAGACCGTGCCGCGACCCAGCTGCACGACATCGGCTTGCAGATGGTCAAAAGCAAGACAGGCGAAACCGGCTTCGAAGTCCTGGTCGGCGGCGGCCTCGGACGCACACCGATCATCGGCCAGACCATCCGCCCTTTCCTCCCCAAGGCCGATCTCCTGTCCTATCTGGAAGCCATCCTGCGGGTCTACAACCGCTTTGGGCGGCGCGACAACAAATTCAAGGCACGCATCAAAATCCTGCTCAAAGAAACCGGTATCGCAGACTTCACCCGTCAGGTCGAGGCCGAATGGGCGCAGATCCGCCCGCAACTGGTGCTGGACACCGGCGAGATCGAGCGGGTGAAGAAACATTTCACAACGCCCGAGTACCGGCCTGCGAGCGGCGCCGGCCCGGACGGCCTGGCGGCGGCCGACCCACGCTTCGCCACTTGGCTGAGGAACAACACAACGGCCCACAAGATCGCCGGCTACCGTGCAGTGTTTCTGTCACTGAAAGCCCGCGGAGTGCCGCCGGGTGATGTCACCGACACCCAGCTGGATGCCGTGGCCGAGCTGGCCGAGCACTACAGCTTCGGCGAGATCCGCGCCACCCATACCCAGAACCTGGTGTTCGCGGACGTGCATCAGGACGATCTGTACGAACTCTGGCAGCGCCTCGACTCCATCGGGCTGGCCACGCCCAACATCGGCAAGGCCACCGATATGATCTGCTGCCCCGGTCTGGATTATTGCTCGCTGGCCAATGCCAGCTCGATCTCGGTGGCAGAAGACATCTATTCACGCATCGACGATATCGATTATCTGCACGACCTCGGCGACCTGCGGATCAACATTTCCGGCTGCATGAACGGCTGCGCCCATCAGAGCGTGGGCCACATCGGCATCCTGGGCGTAGACAAGAAAGGCGAGGAGTGGTACCAGCTCACTCTGGGCGGCAGCTCCAGCAATGACGCATCGCTCGGCGAACGCCTCGGTCCCGCCATCGACAAGGCTCACGTGGCTCAGGCCGTGGAAACCATTCTGAAAACCTACATTGAGTTGCGTCAGGACGAGGAATCCTTTCTCGATACCGTGCGACGTCTAGGCATCAACCCGTTTCAGGAGCGCGTCTATGCCCATCATTAA
- a CDS encoding DUF934 domain-containing protein, protein MPIIKDGSIVTDTWHHLADDEPVTAAPCTVSLARWNREKSELAAHGGALGLRVRGEDRVEDFAGELDRFPLVVVEFPSMVDGRGFSIARLLRERYGYQGELRARGAFIPDQVFFLRRVGFNAFEFTHDANLESTLPLLSEFSVTYQAAVDDPRPLYRRCAR, encoded by the coding sequence ATGCCCATCATTAAAGACGGATCCATCGTCACCGATACTTGGCACCATCTGGCCGATGACGAACCAGTGACTGCTGCCCCCTGCACCGTTTCGCTCGCACGCTGGAACCGCGAGAAGAGCGAGCTGGCCGCCCACGGCGGCGCCTTGGGGTTGCGGGTCAGGGGAGAGGATCGCGTGGAAGATTTCGCCGGAGAACTCGACCGGTTCCCACTAGTCGTGGTGGAATTCCCCAGCATGGTCGACGGCCGCGGATTTTCCATAGCCAGGCTGTTGAGGGAGCGCTATGGCTACCAGGGTGAACTCCGGGCACGTGGAGCCTTCATTCCAGACCAGGTGTTCTTTCTCCGGCGCGTGGGATTCAACGCCTTCGAATTCACGCACGATGCGAACCTGGAAAGCACGCTGCCCCTGCTCAGCGAATTCAGCGTGACTTACCAGGCCGCAGTGGACGACCCACGGCCGCTTTACCGGCGCTGCGCCCGATGA